In the Candidatus Aminicenantes bacterium genome, CCGCCTCGTTGAACATGGGATCGCCGCTGATGATCCGCGCCCGGTTCACCCGGCCGTAGACGTCGGTCGTCGCTTCCACGACCACGATGGCCTGCAAACGGGACGCATAGGCCTCGCGCGGGAACTCGGGCTTCACCTGGCGGATGAGCTTCGGGATATGCTTGCCGCTGACATACATCGGCTGTTCCTCGGGCAGGCTGCCGCCGAGCACGCCGCCCAAAACGCCGCCGACGACACCGCCTTCCACGCCGCCCTCGACGCCGCCGACCACGCCCCAGGGAACCCCGCCCTCGACGCCGAAATCGCTGCCCTCATCCTCAACGATTGTCACCGGCACCTCGATCGGAGCCACCAGCTTGCCGAAATAGACCCGCGGCTTTTCCGCTTGTTTCGCTGCTCCGGGTTTCGCTCCGTGCGAGCCGCGCCCGCGGCCGTATGGCGGCGGAGGCGGCGGCGGCGGCGTGGGCTTGGGCGGAGCCATGACCAGGATGTTGGTCATGTGCACCTCGGGAAGCTGGCTTTCGGCCAGCAGCAGCGGCACAACCACCAGGGCGGCGATGGCCAGCAAGTGCGCCAGCAGTGAAATGGGCAGCAGCAGCCATTTCCTTTTGTGGGCGTTGCGGTCGGCCGGCTCGAGCAGCGATTCATCCAGCATCAAAACCTCGCGAAGCAATGAGAAATAACTCATTCACAATATTATAGAATAACTCATTTTAAGCTGAAAATCCAGTCGAACATTGAAAAGGTTCTCAACAATTCGATGATGACTTGCTTGAAAACTCATCCCCCAGCCCCCCTAAGGTGGAAGTGATTAGCGGGACCCCTCTCTGTTAAAAAGAGAGGGGTGGGGGTGAGTTTTTGTCTTCAAAGAGTGTGCCGCGACTTAATCGTTCAGCTTGATCGGCGACACTCCGGCATCGACTTCGATCGATCGGATGGGCGATTTTTCCGTTAGCTTGAATTTCTGCTCCTTGTCCTCCACCACCAGGGTGCGCACGGTTTCCCCGACGGCGGTGGTGATCCGGACCCTGACCGGGAACACGAAATCGGTGTTGCTTTGGCTGAAGACGATCTCGGCGTTCGGGCCGGCGATAACGACCCGGTAACTGACTTCGGGCAGCAGGCGCGAAAAGACCCAGCCATTAAAAAACTTGTGCAGGATAACGTCTCCCTGGCAGATGTTCTGGATGAAGCGGGTTGACACCAGGCTCTGGTACTTGTAATCGTTCAGAAGCTCACGCAGGCGTTTGAGCATCTCCTCTTCGCCCAGGATTTCCTTCAACATCAAAAACACCAATGCCGACTTATCGTAGACAATGCTCTGGTAGGTGAGCATGTCGTTGCTCAGGTTGGCGATGCGCCGGCCGTAGGCGATCGGTCCGGCGTCGTTGCAGCGGAAAACCCATTTGTTGGCGCTGGCGATCGCCTTGCGGTACTGGTTCTCCGCTACATGGTGCTCCAGGTAGAAAAGGGTGGAAAACTCCGCCAGCCCCTCGGTCAGCCACTGGTCCTGGTACCCCTTCCAGGAGATGATCCCGCCCCACCACTGGTGCGACAGCTCATGGACCAGGTTGTCGCGGTTGACATCATCGAAAACGACCGGGCTCTCCTTGCGCATGCGCCGGGTGATGCTCATCTCATCGTTGATGAAACCGCTCTTGTCCAAGAGGTTGAAGATCACGAACCCCTGGTTGCTCAAGCCGCCGTACTCCTCGCGGCGGCGCAGCAGCATGTTCAGCTGCTTGACCTCCAGCGGCCCGAATTTGTCCAGCAGGAAATCGAAACAGCCCTGGATGTCGGCGACGTCGAAGTAGTTGCTGAGCTTGAGTTTGGCGAGCCCGAAAACCCGGATCGGCACCCGGCTGGGGATGGTCAGCAGCTGGGTGAAATTTCCGCAGACCAGCGAGACGCCCTTGCTGCCGGGGCTCTCGAAAACGAATTCGTTGCGCTCGCCCAGAGTCTGTTGCGAGCGCAGCTCGCCGGTGACCAGGCATTGCAGCGGCGCGGGCAGCGTGATCTTGACCCGGTTCTTAAAAAAATGCGGTCCCGGATTCGGATAGAAATCCTGGTCGCGGTTGAGGATGAAATAATGCTCCCTTTTGCGGTCGTCGGAGTCGTCGGTGTTGATGCGGATCATGTCGGCGGCGTCGCCGCCGGGCTTGACGCTCCCGGCATAATAAAAACTGAATTTGTTCAGCCCCTGGCCCAGAAGGAAATAGGTGTCGGCGCGGTTGAAAAGCTGGAGTTCGTGCTGCTGGGACTTGCCGTAGCCCTTGACGACCAGGCTGGAGTCGAGGCTGACCGTCTTGACGCTGGACGGTTCCTTGAAATTCAGGACCGCGGTCGCGGAAAGGAACTCGACCTGGGGATTGTAAAAAATATTCAGCTGCAGGTTCTCCAGCTCGTCGACGCCCTGGGACGTGAACTTGAGCCCCTTGACGGCATTGTAATTGAGATAGAACTTGTTTTCCGGGAGCATGACCAGGCTGGTATCGGGCGAGATGCCGCTGCTGAAGACATAGCGGTAAAAGGATTTGCCGGGTTTGCGGTAAAAAACGGCGGTGTTGAAATCAAGGGCGAAGGGAAAATACCAGAGCTCGTTAAAGAAGGGGATGTGCATGCCCCACTTCTGCTGAAAAATGTCGTAGAGCAGCTTGGCCTCGCCGTCGGCGAGCTCGCGCACGGCCGTCGGCGGCGGCAGGTCGTCCATGAACTCCGGCTGGCTGAAAACGAACACTCCGG is a window encoding:
- a CDS encoding energy transducer TonB, whose amino-acid sequence is MSYFSLLREVLMLDESLLEPADRNAHKRKWLLLPISLLAHLLAIAALVVVPLLLAESQLPEVHMTNILVMAPPKPTPPPPPPPPYGRGRGSHGAKPGAAKQAEKPRVYFGKLVAPIEVPVTIVEDEGSDFGVEGGVPWGVVGGVEGGVEGGVVGGVLGGVLGGSLPEEQPMYVSGKHIPKLIRQVKPEFPREAYASRLQAIVVVEATTDVYGRVNRARIISGDPMFNEAALAAVRQWLYEPYIVDGIPRPIIFTVSMTFGLLPQ
- a CDS encoding M1 family aminopeptidase, whose protein sequence is MKKHLLLSLLLLAGLRPAIAQEPLETAIKKKDWTTLATLFSDQTHQQLIVYFKDCLGVGFSLLRQDDLMYFARFKEFAEIGEITFERDGDTYRQLSLKRNLKPLYFVDHFSRTVMTERTVSMGDAVIHFKNGVMYRGMPMGNVFVFCGDWEFSIRPESEEERLTLLSQVRSDTFVKEAQAGVFVFSQPEFMDDLPPPTAVRELADGEAKLLYDIFQQKWGMHIPFFNELWYFPFALDFNTAVFYRKPGKSFYRYVFSSGISPDTSLVMLPENKFYLNYNAVKGLKFTSQGVDELENLQLNIFYNPQVEFLSATAVLNFKEPSSVKTVSLDSSLVVKGYGKSQQHELQLFNRADTYFLLGQGLNKFSFYYAGSVKPGGDAADMIRINTDDSDDRKREHYFILNRDQDFYPNPGPHFFKNRVKITLPAPLQCLVTGELRSQQTLGERNEFVFESPGSKGVSLVCGNFTQLLTIPSRVPIRVFGLAKLKLSNYFDVADIQGCFDFLLDKFGPLEVKQLNMLLRRREEYGGLSNQGFVIFNLLDKSGFINDEMSITRRMRKESPVVFDDVNRDNLVHELSHQWWGGIISWKGYQDQWLTEGLAEFSTLFYLEHHVAENQYRKAIASANKWVFRCNDAGPIAYGRRIANLSNDMLTYQSIVYDKSALVFLMLKEILGEEEMLKRLRELLNDYKYQSLVSTRFIQNICQGDVILHKFFNGWVFSRLLPEVSYRVVIAGPNAEIVFSQSNTDFVFPVRVRITTAVGETVRTLVVEDKEQKFKLTEKSPIRSIEVDAGVSPIKLND